A genomic region of Scomber japonicus isolate fScoJap1 chromosome 5, fScoJap1.pri, whole genome shotgun sequence contains the following coding sequences:
- the LOC128359021 gene encoding dispanin subfamily A member 2b-like, with amino-acid sequence MNTTGYRAEAFPLQGPTVQHTVVNVHTDNPNDHIVWSLCNLLYSNPFCIGLVAVYYSFKARDRKMFGDMEGARNYASTARCLNIVSTVLIVITILIFIALSVVLVKLAHVQVTEVKAQLNRYGLNHYGGHYSK; translated from the exons ATGAATACTACAGGTTACCGGGCTGAAGCTTTCCCACTGCAGGGGCCAACTGTTCAGCACACCGTTGTGAATGTCCACACTGACAACCCCAACGACCACATCGTCTGGTCCCTATGCAACCTTCTCTACTCGAACCCTTTCTGCATAGGACTGGTGGCAGTGTACTACTCTTTCAAG GCCAGAGACCGAAAGATGTTTGGAGACATGGAGGGTGCCAGAAATTACGCCTCCACTGCCCGCTGCCTCAACATCGTGTCCACTGTCCTGATTGTCATCACAATCCTTATTTTCATTGCtttgtctgttgttttggtGAAGTTGGCGCATGTTCAAGTCACAGAGGTCAAAGCCCAACTCAACCGCTATGGACTCAACCACTATGGGGGCCATTATTCCAAATAG
- the LOC128358611 gene encoding dispanin subfamily A member 2b-like, whose amino-acid sequence MAAMNPEGYPCEAATLHGGRHDGLPLQPNPPRMVQYTTVNMTTEPPQDYIIWSLCSLVHFNPLCLGMTAFTYSVKARDRKMIGDLEGARRYGSIACRLNLISTVLIVIAIVIFLFMFEKVQAFIRN is encoded by the exons ATGGCAGCAATGAATCCTGAAGGTTACCCCTGTGAGGCTGCTACTCTGCACGGCGGGAGGCATGATGGGTTACCCTTACAGCCCAATCCACCAAGGATGGTTCAGTACACCACTGTAAACATGACCACTGAGCCCCCACAAGACTACATCATCTGGTCCCTGTGCAGCTTGGTCCACTTTAACCCTTTGTGCCTGGGAATGACCGCGTTCACCTACTCTGTTAAG GCTAGAGACCGGAAGATGATTGGAGACCTGGAGGGTGCCAGACGCTACGGCTCCATTGCCTGCCGCCTCAACCTCATTTCCACCGTGCTGATTGTCATCGCAATCGTTATTTTCTTGTTTATGTTCGAAAAGGTTCAAGCTTTCATCAGAAATTGA